One genomic segment of Esox lucius isolate fEsoLuc1 chromosome 15, fEsoLuc1.pri, whole genome shotgun sequence includes these proteins:
- the zgc:194887 gene encoding fibrinogen-like protein 1-like protein isoform X2, producing MWAVAAALVICLMRVHTEPLVAENTHLLTSEKHKIVLNQGMKDPPRDCFGMLMVSGGQARDGVYLIQPDEYPILAYCAMQEGGWTVVQHITVNGTVDFDRTWVEYKQGFGTLTGDHWLGNEHLHHLTRGPGRYRLGIKLVDEDGVTKTGEYDPVMVEDERSGFRLRLGLFQGSALDALTQDTENYLHDNQRFTTKDRDNDNYFQNCAKLEFQGVAGGGWWYDACAGANLNRRNVIYWQKDCNKEHLCKYAWMMVKPSDTVKVVHTGDCKKDEL from the exons ATGTGGGCAGTAGCAGCAGCACTGGTGATATGTCTCATGAGAGTGCACACTGAACCCTTGGTTGCTGAAAACACCCATCTCCTGACCTCTGAAAAGCACAAGATAGTCCTCAACCAGGGAATGAAAG ATCCCCCCAGAGACTGTTTTGGGATGCTGATGGTTTCGGGGGGTCAGGCCCGGGATGGAGTGTATCTAATTCAGCCTGATGAATACCCTATCCTGGCCTACTGCGCCATGCAAGAGGGTGGTTGGACCGTGGTACAGCACATTACAGTCAATGGCACTGTGGACTTTGACCGCACCTGGGTGGAGTACAAGCAGGGCTTTGGGACCCTGACCGGGGACCACTGGCTGGGCAATGAACACCTCCACCACCTCACCCGAGGGCCTGGACGCTACAGGCTGGGCATCAAGCTGGTGGACGAAGATGGCGTCACCAAGACAGGTGAGTACGACCCTGTCATGGTGGAGGACGAGCGGTCTGGGTTCAGGCTGCGCCTTGGCCTGTTCCAGGGCTCCGCCTTGGACGCTCTCACCCAGGACACGGAGAACTACCTACACGACAACCAGAGGTTCACCACTAAGGATCGGGACAACGACAACTACTTCCAGAACTGTGCCAAGCTGGAGTTTCAGGGCGTGGCGGGCGGCGGCTGGTGGTATGACGCTTGCGCCGGGGCCAACCTCAATCGCAGGAACGTCATCTACTGGCAGAAGGACTGCAACAAGGAGCACCTGTGTAAGTATGCCTGGATGATGGTGAAACCCTCAGACACGGTGAAGGTGGTCCACACTGGGGACTGCAAGAAGGATGAACTGTAG
- the zgc:194887 gene encoding fibrinogen-like protein 1-like protein isoform X1 has translation MQCSGMWAVAAALVICLMRVHTEPLVAENTHLLTSEKHKIVLNQGMKDPPRDCFGMLMVSGGQARDGVYLIQPDEYPILAYCAMQEGGWTVVQHITVNGTVDFDRTWVEYKQGFGTLTGDHWLGNEHLHHLTRGPGRYRLGIKLVDEDGVTKTGEYDPVMVEDERSGFRLRLGLFQGSALDALTQDTENYLHDNQRFTTKDRDNDNYFQNCAKLEFQGVAGGGWWYDACAGANLNRRNVIYWQKDCNKEHLCKYAWMMVKPSDTVKVVHTGDCKKDEL, from the exons ATGCAGTGTTCTGGGATGTGGGCAGTAGCAGCAGCACTGGTGATATGTCTCATGAGAGTGCACACTGAACCCTTGGTTGCTGAAAACACCCATCTCCTGACCTCTGAAAAGCACAAGATAGTCCTCAACCAGGGAATGAAAG ATCCCCCCAGAGACTGTTTTGGGATGCTGATGGTTTCGGGGGGTCAGGCCCGGGATGGAGTGTATCTAATTCAGCCTGATGAATACCCTATCCTGGCCTACTGCGCCATGCAAGAGGGTGGTTGGACCGTGGTACAGCACATTACAGTCAATGGCACTGTGGACTTTGACCGCACCTGGGTGGAGTACAAGCAGGGCTTTGGGACCCTGACCGGGGACCACTGGCTGGGCAATGAACACCTCCACCACCTCACCCGAGGGCCTGGACGCTACAGGCTGGGCATCAAGCTGGTGGACGAAGATGGCGTCACCAAGACAGGTGAGTACGACCCTGTCATGGTGGAGGACGAGCGGTCTGGGTTCAGGCTGCGCCTTGGCCTGTTCCAGGGCTCCGCCTTGGACGCTCTCACCCAGGACACGGAGAACTACCTACACGACAACCAGAGGTTCACCACTAAGGATCGGGACAACGACAACTACTTCCAGAACTGTGCCAAGCTGGAGTTTCAGGGCGTGGCGGGCGGCGGCTGGTGGTATGACGCTTGCGCCGGGGCCAACCTCAATCGCAGGAACGTCATCTACTGGCAGAAGGACTGCAACAAGGAGCACCTGTGTAAGTATGCCTGGATGATGGTGAAACCCTCAGACACGGTGAAGGTGGTCCACACTGGGGACTGCAAGAAGGATGAACTGTAG
- the LOC105015674 gene encoding KATNB1-like protein 1 isoform X1, translating into MTSEEQDSDDGEYRSIEDAQYRVIYTHTKNSKELEFCEKENIIKKRCSAGRSAYNPGRLKRVVSCKRKTHHLNVSRRKQPSTGRTHDVASKKNEIACVQDEMEEIFYMDPWEFPPTVPDTSETEERVSKDSDYFIELSKDHSRMMEVLFGRNLRLTVALTLWQRNVGELLTYFLRIQDSGVFVDFLPMIIKSLDAESPRVSIGCCVDLFPLVKKVLTNPYEDYLVVGLQWIHSVLKHWWPALSASKRSDTQCTDGNVQVFKQQLKEFWDQEPYLISVPGSAGEIAKVIDSCLLKLP; encoded by the exons ATGACCTCTGAGGAGCAGGACAGTGACGATGGAGAATATCGTAGCATTGAAGATGCCCAGTACAGAGTTATCTACACTCATACAAAGAACTCCAAGGAG TTGGAATTCtgtgaaaaggaaaacattattaAGAAGAg ATGTTCAGCAGGTCGTTCAGCGTACAACCCTGGGAGACTCAAGCGGGTTGTGTCATGTAAAAGGAAGACCCACCATCTCAATGTTAGCCGGAGGAAGCAGCCATCTACAGGGAGAACTCACGATGTGGCCAGCAAAAAGAATGAAATTGCCTGTGTGCAGGACGAGATGGAAGAAATATTTTACATGGACCCATGGGAATTTCCACCCACAGTCCCTGATACTAGTGAGACAGAGGAGCGTGTTTCAAAAGACAGTGACTACTTTATAGAG TTGTCAAAAGACCACAGCAGAATGATGGAGGTGTTGTTTGGAAGAAACCTGAGACTGACTGTTGCCTTGACCCTGTGGCAAAGAAATGTTGGAGAACTGCTGACATATTTTTTAAG AATCCAAGACTCTGGTGTGTTTGTTGATTTTCTTCCAATGATAATAAAAAG CCTTGATGCTGAGTCACCGAGAGTTTCCATTGGCTGTTGTGTTGACCTTTTCCCCCTTGTGAAAAAGGTCCTCACTAATCCATATGAAGA TTACTTGGTAGTTGGTTTACAATGGATCCACTCAGTGTTGAAACATTGGTGGCCAGCGCTCTCAGCAAGTAAACGAAGTGACACTCAGTGTACGGATGG AAATGTTCAAGTGTTCAAACAGCAGCTAAAAGAGTTTTGGGACCAGGAGCCCTATTTGATTTCCGTTCCTGGAAGTGCAGGGGAGATCGCAAAG GTTATAGACTCTTGCCTTTTAAAACTGCCCTGA
- the LOC105015674 gene encoding KATNB1-like protein 1 isoform X2, protein MTSEEQDSDDGEYRSIEDAQYRVIYTHTKNSKELEFCEKENIIKKRCSAGRSAYNPGRLKRVVSCKRKTHHLNVSRRKQPSTGRTHDVASKKNEIACVQDEMEEIFYMDPWEFPPTVPDTSETEERVSKDSDYFIELSKDHSRMMEVLFGRNLRLTVALTLWQRNVGELLTYFLRIQDSGVFVDFLPMIIKRNVQVFKQQLKEFWDQEPYLISVPGSAGEIAKVIDSCLLKLP, encoded by the exons ATGACCTCTGAGGAGCAGGACAGTGACGATGGAGAATATCGTAGCATTGAAGATGCCCAGTACAGAGTTATCTACACTCATACAAAGAACTCCAAGGAG TTGGAATTCtgtgaaaaggaaaacattattaAGAAGAg ATGTTCAGCAGGTCGTTCAGCGTACAACCCTGGGAGACTCAAGCGGGTTGTGTCATGTAAAAGGAAGACCCACCATCTCAATGTTAGCCGGAGGAAGCAGCCATCTACAGGGAGAACTCACGATGTGGCCAGCAAAAAGAATGAAATTGCCTGTGTGCAGGACGAGATGGAAGAAATATTTTACATGGACCCATGGGAATTTCCACCCACAGTCCCTGATACTAGTGAGACAGAGGAGCGTGTTTCAAAAGACAGTGACTACTTTATAGAG TTGTCAAAAGACCACAGCAGAATGATGGAGGTGTTGTTTGGAAGAAACCTGAGACTGACTGTTGCCTTGACCCTGTGGCAAAGAAATGTTGGAGAACTGCTGACATATTTTTTAAG AATCCAAGACTCTGGTGTGTTTGTTGATTTTCTTCCAATGATAATAAAAAG AAATGTTCAAGTGTTCAAACAGCAGCTAAAAGAGTTTTGGGACCAGGAGCCCTATTTGATTTCCGTTCCTGGAAGTGCAGGGGAGATCGCAAAG GTTATAGACTCTTGCCTTTTAAAACTGCCCTGA
- the chrm5a gene encoding muscarinic acetylcholine receptor M5a, whose protein sequence is MEGGGIQNSSMNGNGSDIHPVTHSLWEVVIIATVSAIVSLITIVGNVLVMLSFKVNSQLKTVNNYYLLSLAVADLIIGVFSMNFYTSYILMGYWALGSVACDLWLALDYVASNASVMNLLVISFDRYFSITRPLTYRAKRTPKRAGIMIGMAWLVSFILWAPPILCWQYFVGKRTVPERQCQIQFFSEPVITFGTAIAAFYIPVSIMTILYCRIYKETERRTKDLAELQGINSSTNPSVTNPQKTIIRSCFNCKQLSSTSRDGTKASWSSSSRSNAAKSATAVNDEWSKSDQLTTFNSYASSEDEERAVSPGGFQPTYRNQSCEQNTDTAGCQNEQLSSYEEDTFFNTPPKTNSQNSKKCVSYKFKQVPKDTASGAQQSKNGDTGMAPSSFSSADSMSAPPSSSKPIDTTLKIQLTKRKRMVLIKERKAAQTLSAILLAFILTWTPYNIMVLISTFCSDCIPLSLWHLGYWLCYVNSTVNPMCYALCNKTFQKTFRMLLLCQWKKKRVEDNLYWYGQNPVVGSKLT, encoded by the coding sequence ATGGAAGGTGGAGGAATACAGAACTCATCCATGAATGGCAATGGATCAGACATCCACCCTGTCACACACAGCTTATGGGAAGTCGTGATCATAGCAACAGTGTCTGCTATCGTGAGCCTGATTACGATAGTGGGAAACGTCCTGGTGATGTTGTCCTTCAAGGTCAACAGCCAGCTGAAGACGGTCAACAACTACTATCTACTGAGTTTGGCTGTAGCGGACCTCATAATAGGTGTGTTCTCTATGAACTTCTACACCTCATACATACTGATGGGGTACTGGGCCCTTGGTAGTGTGGCCTGTGACCTCTGGTTGGCTTTGGACTACGTGGCCAGTAATGCCTCAGTGATGAACCTGCTTGTCATCAGTTTTGACAGGTACTTCTCCATCACCCGACCTCTGACCTACAGAGCCAAACGCACTCCCAAACGGGCTGGGATAATGATAGGAATGGCTTGGCTTGTCTCCTTCATTCTGTGGGCCCCGCCCATACTGTGCTGGCAGTATTTTGTGGGGAAAAGGACAGTCCCCGAGAGGCAGTGTCAGATCCAGTTCTTCTCAGAGCCAGTGATAACATTTGGGACGGCCATTGCAGCGTTTTACATCCCAGTTTCGATCATGACCATCTTGTACTGTCGGATCTACAAAGAGACAGAACGTCGCACCAAAGACCTTGCTGAGCTCCAGGGCATCAACAGTTCCACAAATCCTAGTGTCACCAATCCCCAGAAAACCATCATCCGATCCTGCTTCAACTGTAAGCAGCTCAGTTCCACCTCACGAGACGGTACCAAGGCCTCCTGGTCCTCCTCCAGCAGGAGTAATGCAGCCAAATCAGCCACAGCCGTCAACGACGAGTGGTCCAAGAGTGACCAGCTGACCACCTTCAACAGCTATGCTTCCTCGGAAGACGAAGAGCGGGCAGTGTCCCCTGGGGGTTTCCAGCCCACCTATCGGAACCAGTCGTGTgagcaaaacacagacacagcaggCTGCCAGAATGAGCAGCTCAGTAGTTACGAAGAGGACACGTTTTTCAACACACCACCCAAGACCAACTCCCAGAATAGCAAAAAGTGTGTTTCTTACAAGTTCAAACAAGTTCCCAAAGACACTGCCAGCGGTGCCCAGCAAAGCAAAAATGGAGACACCGGTATGGCCCCATCGTCTTTCTCCTCAGCTGACTCTATGAGTgccccaccctcctcctccaaGCCAATAGACACCACTCTAAAGATTCAGCTGACCAAAAGGAAGAGGATGGTGCTGATCAAGGAGAGAAAGGCTGCCCAGACGCTCAGTGCCATTCTGCTGGCCTTTATCCTGACATGGACACCCTACAACATCATGGTGCTTATCTCAACTTTCTGCTCAGACTGTATCCCTCTGTCACTCTGGCACCTGGGCTACTGGCTGTGCTACGTCAACAGCACAGTAAACCCCATGTGCTACGCCCTCTGCAACAAGACCTTCCAGAAGACATTTCGTATGCTGCTGCTCTGCCAATGGAAAAAGAAGAGGGTGGAAGACAATCTCTACTGGTATGGGCAAAACCCAGTAGTGGGCAGCAAACTGACATGA